From Erwinia pyri, a single genomic window includes:
- the elaB gene encoding stress response protein ElaB: MATTNAPEENRLDDDLALLTKTLEDVLKSSGDPADQKYLDLKAKAEASLNDVKSRVSNATDTYYVRAKQVAYRADEYVHEKPWQGIGVGATLGLVVGLLLARR; encoded by the coding sequence ATGGCTACAACAAATGCACCTGAAGAGAACCGCCTGGACGACGACCTGGCGCTGCTGACGAAAACACTGGAAGATGTTCTGAAATCCTCCGGCGATCCGGCAGATCAAAAATATCTCGACCTGAAAGCCAAAGCAGAAGCCTCGTTGAACGACGTGAAGTCTCGCGTCAGCAACGCGACCGACACTTATTATGTTCGTGCGAAACAAGTTGCTTACCGGGCCGATGAATACGTACACGAAAAGCCGTGGCAGGGAATTGGCGTTGGCGCCACTCTGGGGCTGGTCGTGGGACTGTTGCTGGCGCGCCGTTAA